The following proteins come from a genomic window of Gossypium raimondii isolate GPD5lz chromosome 5, ASM2569854v1, whole genome shotgun sequence:
- the LOC105769330 gene encoding MAR-binding filament-like protein 1-1 isoform X1 yields MGFVIGSSCYLQTPISNCQLLFSSSSSSQSIFFNLRNAESKRRSRSFRPPMASLSHQDPNDHVSRKRRAVLLVGISILPFLQLRANAVEGSTLKNVTESELNKPEENQKAEEARGGSPSNPFLSFLNGLGIFGVSVLGPLYALLQKEKKETDQALESIKIKLKEKEAAIVSMEKDFESKLLNEREERTKQLKEAKEEKLSIMDQLNSANNTIAGLGQELKNEKRLIENLKVQIDSLQSNLLKAGEEKRSLEQELKEKLDLVGVLQEKVNLLSSELKDKEGNIQKLSSSIDEKESELKNVNTAYEKTKEELRKANSEIEGLKEELQRNQSELESKNAAVDELNARISSLTVEKDNSRQEFGALQEDYNNLKVSSENKVAADAKLLGEREKEIHLLKDQLELAVNDASKNKAIVVDLEKERENLKKALEVELENLKKLKEELLVAEETLAKSKSEASDLFKQLKNSQTQCKELESEVSRVRAEFDETKLRLQGSLDEAEQSGKVLANELAAAKELLNKTREEVQTFSHELASMTENRDSLQRELVDVYKKAETTAGDLKEEKAIVSSLKKEVQALEKQISKDKEARKSLEKDLEEATKSLDEVNQNILKLSKDLESTNAKISSLEDEKTVLYKTLTEQKNAAKEARENMEDAHNLVMSLGKERESLEKQAKKLEEELSSAKGEILRLRSEINTSKVAVNDEHGQESDNEGEAKVTVSSRKTTRRRKSSSQ; encoded by the exons ATGGGTTTCGTGATAGGGAGCTCTTGCTATTTGCAAACTCCCATTTCCAACTGTCAGCTactgttttcttcttcttcttcttcgcaATCCATTTTCTTTAACCTTAGAAATGCAGAGTCCAAGCGAAGAAGTAGAAGCTTCAGGCCTCCAATGGCTTCTCTGTCCCATCAAGATCCAAACGACCACGTTTCCCGCAAGAGGAGGGCGGTTCTTCTTGTGGGTATTTCCATTCTTCCTTTCCTGCAACTCAGAGCCAACGCTGTCGAGGGCTCCACCTTAA AAAATGTGACAGAAAGTGAGCTAAACAAGCCGGAGGAAAACCAAAAAGCAGAG GAAGCACGGGGAGGTTCGCCATCAAATCCCTTTCTATCTTTTCTGAATGGTCTTGGGATATTTGGAGTCAGTGTGCTTGGTCCGCTCTATGCTTTGCTTcagaaggagaagaaagaaactGATCAAGCCCTAGAGTCA ataaagatcaaattgaaagaaaaagaagctgCAATTGTCTCAATGGAGAAAGACTTTGAATCAAAACTGCTAAATGAACGCGAAGAACGAACCAAGCAACTTAAAGAGGCAAAGGAAGAAAAGCTGTCTATAATGGATCAACTAAATTCAGCTAACAATACAATTGCAGGCTTAGGGCAGGAACTTAAAAATGAGAAGAGGTTAATTGAGAACCTTAAAGTTCAAATTGACAGTCTTCAAAGCAACCTCTTGAAGGCCGGGGAAGAAAAAAGATCTCTTGAAcaagaattgaaggaaaagCTTGATTTAGTGGGTGTCTTGCAAGAAAAAGTTAACTTGCTCAGTTCAGAACTCAAAGATAAGGAAGGTAACATTCAAAAGCTCAGCTCATCCATTGATGAAAAGGAATCAGAGTTAAAGAACGTAAACACTGCTTATGAGAAAACTAAGGAAGAACTTAGGAAAGCAAATTCAGAGATTGAAGGTTTGAAAGAAGAATTACAGAGAAATCAAAGTGAACTTGAATCGAAAAATGCTGCAGTGGATGAATTAAATGCAAGGATAAGTTCTTTAACAGTTGAAAAAGATAATTCTAGGCAGGAATTTGGTGCTCTTCAAGAGGATTATAATAATCTCAAAGTGTCTTCAGAAAATAAGGTGGCAGCAGATGCTAAGCTTTTGGgggaaagagaaaaagaaattcacTTGCTAAAGGACCAACTCGAGCTTGCTGTAAATGATGCAAGTAAAAATAAAGCAATTGTTGTGGATTTGGAGAAGGAAAGAGAGAACCTGAAGAAAGCACTGGAGGTGGAattggaaaatttaaagaagctGAAAGAAGAACTCCTAGTTGCTGAGGAAACTCTTGCAAAGTCCAAAAGTGAGGCTTCTGATCTGTTCAAGCAACTTAAGAACTCACAAACACAATGTAAAGAGCTTGAGTCAGAGGTTTCAAGGGTTAGGGCTGAGTTTGATGAAACTAAACTAAGACTGCAAGGTAGCCTTGATGAGGCAGAGCAAAGTGGCAAAGTTCTTGCCAACGAGCTTGCAGCTGCGAAAGAGCTTCTGAACAAAACCAGGGAGGAGGTGCAGACATTTTCTCATGAGCTGGCATCTATGACAGAAAATCGTGACAGCCTTCAGAGGGAATTGGTAGATGTCTATAAAAAGGCAGAAACTACAGCCGGTGATTTGAAAGAAGAGAAAGCGATTGTTTCTTCTTTAAAGAAAGAAGTACAGGCTTTGGAGAAGCAGATTTCGAAGGACAAGGAAGCAAGAAAATCACTTGAAAAGGACCTGGAAGAGGCTACCAAGTCACTTGATGAGGTGAACCAAAATATACTGAAACTTTCTAAAGATCTCGAAAGCACTAATGCTAAAATATCTAGTCTCGAGGATGAGAAAACGGTTCTGTATAAAACACTTACAGAGCAGAAGAATGCAGCTAAAGAAGCCCGAGAAAACATGGAAGATGCCCACAACCTTGTCATGTCACTTGGTAAAGAAAGGGAGAGTTTGGAAAAGCAAGCGAAGAAACTCGAGGAAGAATTGTCATCCGCCAAGGGTGAAATACTACGGTTGAGGAGTGAAATAAATACATCCAAAGTTGCTGTAAACGATGAGCATGGACAGGAAAGTGACAATGAAGGTGAAGCAAAAGTGACAGTCAGTTCAAGGAAAACTACCAGAAGGAGAAAAAGTAGCTCACAATGA
- the LOC105769330 gene encoding MAR-binding filament-like protein 1-1 isoform X2, translating into MGFVIGSSCYLQTPISNCQLLFSSSSSSQSIFFNLRNAESKRRSRSFRPPMASLSHQDPNDHVSRKRRAVLLVGISILPFLQLRANAVEGSTLKSELNKPEENQKAEEARGGSPSNPFLSFLNGLGIFGVSVLGPLYALLQKEKKETDQALESIKIKLKEKEAAIVSMEKDFESKLLNEREERTKQLKEAKEEKLSIMDQLNSANNTIAGLGQELKNEKRLIENLKVQIDSLQSNLLKAGEEKRSLEQELKEKLDLVGVLQEKVNLLSSELKDKEGNIQKLSSSIDEKESELKNVNTAYEKTKEELRKANSEIEGLKEELQRNQSELESKNAAVDELNARISSLTVEKDNSRQEFGALQEDYNNLKVSSENKVAADAKLLGEREKEIHLLKDQLELAVNDASKNKAIVVDLEKERENLKKALEVELENLKKLKEELLVAEETLAKSKSEASDLFKQLKNSQTQCKELESEVSRVRAEFDETKLRLQGSLDEAEQSGKVLANELAAAKELLNKTREEVQTFSHELASMTENRDSLQRELVDVYKKAETTAGDLKEEKAIVSSLKKEVQALEKQISKDKEARKSLEKDLEEATKSLDEVNQNILKLSKDLESTNAKISSLEDEKTVLYKTLTEQKNAAKEARENMEDAHNLVMSLGKERESLEKQAKKLEEELSSAKGEILRLRSEINTSKVAVNDEHGQESDNEGEAKVTVSSRKTTRRRKSSSQ; encoded by the exons ATGGGTTTCGTGATAGGGAGCTCTTGCTATTTGCAAACTCCCATTTCCAACTGTCAGCTactgttttcttcttcttcttcttcgcaATCCATTTTCTTTAACCTTAGAAATGCAGAGTCCAAGCGAAGAAGTAGAAGCTTCAGGCCTCCAATGGCTTCTCTGTCCCATCAAGATCCAAACGACCACGTTTCCCGCAAGAGGAGGGCGGTTCTTCTTGTGGGTATTTCCATTCTTCCTTTCCTGCAACTCAGAGCCAACGCTGTCGAGGGCTCCACCTTAA AAAGTGAGCTAAACAAGCCGGAGGAAAACCAAAAAGCAGAG GAAGCACGGGGAGGTTCGCCATCAAATCCCTTTCTATCTTTTCTGAATGGTCTTGGGATATTTGGAGTCAGTGTGCTTGGTCCGCTCTATGCTTTGCTTcagaaggagaagaaagaaactGATCAAGCCCTAGAGTCA ataaagatcaaattgaaagaaaaagaagctgCAATTGTCTCAATGGAGAAAGACTTTGAATCAAAACTGCTAAATGAACGCGAAGAACGAACCAAGCAACTTAAAGAGGCAAAGGAAGAAAAGCTGTCTATAATGGATCAACTAAATTCAGCTAACAATACAATTGCAGGCTTAGGGCAGGAACTTAAAAATGAGAAGAGGTTAATTGAGAACCTTAAAGTTCAAATTGACAGTCTTCAAAGCAACCTCTTGAAGGCCGGGGAAGAAAAAAGATCTCTTGAAcaagaattgaaggaaaagCTTGATTTAGTGGGTGTCTTGCAAGAAAAAGTTAACTTGCTCAGTTCAGAACTCAAAGATAAGGAAGGTAACATTCAAAAGCTCAGCTCATCCATTGATGAAAAGGAATCAGAGTTAAAGAACGTAAACACTGCTTATGAGAAAACTAAGGAAGAACTTAGGAAAGCAAATTCAGAGATTGAAGGTTTGAAAGAAGAATTACAGAGAAATCAAAGTGAACTTGAATCGAAAAATGCTGCAGTGGATGAATTAAATGCAAGGATAAGTTCTTTAACAGTTGAAAAAGATAATTCTAGGCAGGAATTTGGTGCTCTTCAAGAGGATTATAATAATCTCAAAGTGTCTTCAGAAAATAAGGTGGCAGCAGATGCTAAGCTTTTGGgggaaagagaaaaagaaattcacTTGCTAAAGGACCAACTCGAGCTTGCTGTAAATGATGCAAGTAAAAATAAAGCAATTGTTGTGGATTTGGAGAAGGAAAGAGAGAACCTGAAGAAAGCACTGGAGGTGGAattggaaaatttaaagaagctGAAAGAAGAACTCCTAGTTGCTGAGGAAACTCTTGCAAAGTCCAAAAGTGAGGCTTCTGATCTGTTCAAGCAACTTAAGAACTCACAAACACAATGTAAAGAGCTTGAGTCAGAGGTTTCAAGGGTTAGGGCTGAGTTTGATGAAACTAAACTAAGACTGCAAGGTAGCCTTGATGAGGCAGAGCAAAGTGGCAAAGTTCTTGCCAACGAGCTTGCAGCTGCGAAAGAGCTTCTGAACAAAACCAGGGAGGAGGTGCAGACATTTTCTCATGAGCTGGCATCTATGACAGAAAATCGTGACAGCCTTCAGAGGGAATTGGTAGATGTCTATAAAAAGGCAGAAACTACAGCCGGTGATTTGAAAGAAGAGAAAGCGATTGTTTCTTCTTTAAAGAAAGAAGTACAGGCTTTGGAGAAGCAGATTTCGAAGGACAAGGAAGCAAGAAAATCACTTGAAAAGGACCTGGAAGAGGCTACCAAGTCACTTGATGAGGTGAACCAAAATATACTGAAACTTTCTAAAGATCTCGAAAGCACTAATGCTAAAATATCTAGTCTCGAGGATGAGAAAACGGTTCTGTATAAAACACTTACAGAGCAGAAGAATGCAGCTAAAGAAGCCCGAGAAAACATGGAAGATGCCCACAACCTTGTCATGTCACTTGGTAAAGAAAGGGAGAGTTTGGAAAAGCAAGCGAAGAAACTCGAGGAAGAATTGTCATCCGCCAAGGGTGAAATACTACGGTTGAGGAGTGAAATAAATACATCCAAAGTTGCTGTAAACGATGAGCATGGACAGGAAAGTGACAATGAAGGTGAAGCAAAAGTGACAGTCAGTTCAAGGAAAACTACCAGAAGGAGAAAAAGTAGCTCACAATGA